One region of Ahniella affigens genomic DNA includes:
- a CDS encoding DUF4166 domain-containing protein, with protein MSTNAVVDWFGPHFTSLHPLLQDLHRHGGQLQGQVDLEFGSGLAGLIGRRLARKLGLPTTAGPVPLRVIISHQEGALHWSRRFEGLPPMHSVFEPHGHFPEGHWLEQTGPLRLCLGVDIEGGGWRWVPRRVAYHGIRLPLALFPTSEAGKRIVNDEYEFSVRFSLPGFGLLLRYGGCLQPLPAVRDTAA; from the coding sequence ATGAGCACCAACGCCGTGGTCGATTGGTTCGGACCGCATTTCACGTCCTTGCATCCTTTGCTGCAAGATTTGCACCGTCACGGCGGCCAATTGCAGGGACAGGTCGATCTGGAATTTGGTTCCGGACTCGCGGGTCTGATCGGCCGACGCTTGGCGCGCAAACTTGGTCTGCCCACCACCGCGGGCCCGGTGCCGCTGCGCGTCATCATTTCGCATCAGGAGGGCGCCTTGCACTGGTCGCGACGGTTCGAAGGGTTGCCCCCAATGCACTCGGTCTTTGAACCACATGGTCACTTTCCGGAGGGCCATTGGCTGGAGCAAACGGGCCCACTTCGCCTTTGTCTTGGCGTGGATATCGAAGGGGGCGGCTGGCGTTGGGTACCGCGCCGAGTCGCCTACCATGGCATTCGCCTGCCCTTGGCACTATTCCCGACTTCCGAAGCCGGCAAGCGCATCGTCAACGACGAATACGAGTTTTCGGTGCGGTTCAGCCTGCCTGGATTCGGCTTGCTGCTTCGCTATGGCGGGTGCTTGCAGCCGCTGCCAGCGGTGCGGGACACAGCGGCCTGA
- a CDS encoding VOC family protein, whose product MKLGAFSISLAVKDIAASRAFYETLGFTVFGGKQEQRWLIMKQGTTLIGLFQGMFEKNALTFNPGWDSDATLLPEFADVREIQAHLKAAGIAVEQEADPNSSGPAFITLTDPDGNPILIDQHV is encoded by the coding sequence ATGAAACTTGGCGCATTTTCGATCAGTCTGGCAGTAAAGGATATCGCGGCGTCTCGAGCGTTCTACGAAACTCTCGGATTCACTGTGTTCGGGGGAAAGCAAGAACAACGCTGGCTCATCATGAAGCAAGGCACGACACTTATCGGGTTGTTCCAAGGCATGTTCGAGAAGAACGCGCTGACGTTCAACCCAGGCTGGGATAGTGACGCGACATTACTGCCCGAGTTTGCCGACGTGCGCGAAATCCAGGCCCATCTGAAAGCGGCAGGCATCGCTGTGGAGCAAGAGGCCGATCCCAACAGCAGCGGCCCGGCTTTTATCACGCTGACCGACCCGGACGGCAATCCGATTCTGATCGATCAGCATGTTTGA